The Paenibacillus sp. FSL R7-0204 genome includes a region encoding these proteins:
- a CDS encoding cupredoxin domain-containing protein, whose translation MIRKSAILCSIIFALLLTACGGNSSNSDSANNAAAGSNLTAEEELVITATNYSFDQPEYHLKKGVPVKIIFENESGNHGILIPEMKLRLDAKNSSEVVLPEKAGTYEMTCAIMCGSGHSGMTAKIIVE comes from the coding sequence ATGATCAGGAAATCGGCTATTCTGTGTTCTATTATATTTGCGCTTCTGCTAACGGCCTGCGGAGGGAACAGCAGCAATTCTGATAGCGCTAACAATGCAGCTGCCGGGAGCAATCTGACGGCGGAGGAAGAACTAGTCATTACGGCGACCAATTATAGCTTTGACCAGCCGGAATACCATTTGAAGAAGGGCGTCCCTGTCAAAATCATCTTCGAAAATGAGAGCGGCAATCACGGCATACTGATCCCGGAGATGAAGCTGAGGCTGGACGCCAAGAATTCCTCTGAGGTGGTCCTTCCCGAGAAGGCGGGAACCTACGAGATGACCTGTGCCATCATGTGCGGCTCCGGCCACAGTGGAATGACCGCCAAGATTATTGTGGAGTAG
- a CDS encoding sugar ABC transporter permease, protein MQLQKELKEPETVPAAGGSRLRTLFGKMDMRAYTMIGALILIWVLFGALNPTFLTSRNLSNLFTQMSVTSILAIGMVLVIVAGHIDLSVGSIVGLTGGMAAILSNWLELPAIVVILGTVAAGAVLGLVQGWLVAYKMIPAFIVTLGGMMVFRGVLMGVTESMTIPVSDPVLALLGNAYFASGFGIILGMLAVALLLYSAFTKRRSRKKYGFTVAPLGMDIAKVTGLSLLVVVFVALMNNYKGIPFPIIFVIVLAAIFYFLSTKTTFGRHIYAIGGNIEAARLSGINIKRKTMLVFILSGLLGSIAAIVLTSRLASATITAGNMAEMDAIAACVIGGTSLMGGAGTVIGALIGALVMTSLDNGMSLMGLESFWQYVVKGSILVIAVWLDISGRSKGVK, encoded by the coding sequence ATGCAGCTGCAAAAAGAGCTTAAGGAACCTGAAACGGTTCCGGCCGCCGGAGGATCGCGCTTGCGTACCCTGTTCGGCAAAATGGATATGCGTGCTTATACGATGATTGGCGCATTAATTCTGATCTGGGTCCTGTTCGGCGCGCTGAATCCGACTTTCCTGACCTCGCGGAACCTGTCCAATCTGTTCACGCAGATGTCGGTGACCTCTATACTGGCCATTGGCATGGTGCTGGTTATCGTGGCGGGCCATATTGACCTGTCCGTCGGCTCCATCGTCGGTTTGACCGGCGGGATGGCGGCGATTCTCAGCAACTGGCTGGAGCTGCCCGCTATTGTGGTCATTCTCGGTACCGTGGCCGCAGGTGCGGTACTGGGTCTGGTTCAGGGCTGGCTGGTCGCTTATAAAATGATTCCCGCCTTCATCGTCACCCTCGGCGGGATGATGGTGTTCCGCGGGGTGCTGATGGGCGTGACGGAATCGATGACCATCCCGGTATCGGATCCGGTGCTGGCGCTGCTCGGCAATGCTTATTTTGCCTCAGGCTTCGGAATCATTCTCGGCATGCTCGCAGTGGCCCTGCTGCTGTATAGCGCGTTCACGAAGCGGCGCTCCCGCAAGAAATACGGGTTCACCGTCGCCCCGCTTGGCATGGACATCGCGAAGGTAACAGGACTGTCCCTGCTAGTGGTAGTCTTCGTGGCCTTGATGAATAATTACAAAGGAATTCCGTTCCCGATCATCTTTGTCATTGTACTGGCGGCCATCTTCTACTTCCTGTCCACCAAGACGACCTTCGGCCGCCACATCTACGCCATCGGCGGCAATATTGAGGCTGCACGGCTCTCTGGCATCAATATCAAACGCAAGACGATGCTGGTCTTCATCCTCAGCGGCCTGCTCGGCTCCATCGCCGCCATCGTGCTGACCTCCCGCCTGGCCTCGGCGACCATCACCGCAGGCAATATGGCCGAGATGGATGCCATTGCCGCTTGTGTTATCGGCGGCACCTCGCTGATGGGCGGAGCCGGAACGGTCATCGGCGCTCTCATCGGAGCGCTGGTCATGACCTCGCTGGATAACGGCATGTCGCTGATGGGACTGGAGTCGTTCTGGCAGTATGTGGTCAAAGGCTCGATCCTGGTCATCGCCGTCTGGCTGGACATTTCAGGCCGCAGCAAGGGTGTGAAGTAA
- a CDS encoding xylose ABC transporter ATP-binding protein, which yields MDVLEMVEISKSFPGVKALDHVNFKVKQGEIHALCGENGAGKSTLMKVLSGLYPAGTYEGEIRIGGEKKAFHQITDAEQAGIAIIHQELALVKEMTVGENIFLGAEPVKRGAIQWNELYHQASQWLKKVGLNLSPDTKIGNLGIGQQQLVEIAKALSKHTRILILDEPTAALTESEVSILMGILNQLRREGVTCVYISHKMPEVFALADSITVLRDGRTVATLDRQETNDDQVVSLMVGRELTERYPRVPHSPGDKVLEVADYNVWHPEKRQQKVLRDIGFTLRQGEILGIAGLMGAGRTELVSSLFGAYGGRSEGTVLIEGKAVKIRSIAEAIKAGIALVTEDRKRQGLVMGMDVKRNTTLATLGKVSRLGVLNENEEIKWSEQYVKDLKTKTASLETLVGTLSGGNQQKVVIGKWLMSDPKILIMDEPTRGIDVGAKYEIYNLMNKLVEQGVAIIMISSELPEVLGMSDRILVMCEGQLVREYDWREATQENIMLAATGGR from the coding sequence ATGGATGTACTTGAAATGGTAGAGATCAGCAAGAGCTTCCCCGGCGTGAAGGCGCTGGACCATGTGAACTTCAAGGTGAAGCAAGGGGAGATTCACGCCTTATGCGGGGAGAACGGTGCAGGCAAATCCACGCTGATGAAGGTGCTGAGCGGACTGTATCCTGCAGGGACATATGAAGGCGAAATCCGCATCGGCGGGGAGAAGAAGGCATTCCACCAAATTACCGATGCCGAGCAGGCCGGTATTGCGATTATCCATCAGGAGCTGGCACTCGTGAAGGAGATGACGGTCGGCGAGAATATTTTCCTGGGGGCAGAGCCGGTGAAGCGCGGGGCGATCCAGTGGAATGAGCTGTACCATCAGGCTTCGCAGTGGTTGAAGAAGGTCGGACTGAACCTGTCGCCTGATACGAAGATTGGTAATCTGGGTATCGGCCAGCAGCAGCTTGTGGAGATTGCCAAGGCGCTCTCCAAGCATACCCGGATTCTCATATTGGATGAACCAACAGCGGCGCTGACCGAGAGCGAAGTGTCCATCCTGATGGGCATTCTGAACCAGCTGCGGCGCGAAGGGGTTACCTGTGTCTATATTTCGCACAAAATGCCAGAGGTGTTCGCGCTGGCCGATTCAATTACCGTGCTGCGCGACGGGCGGACGGTGGCAACCCTGGACCGCCAGGAGACGAACGACGATCAGGTGGTATCGCTGATGGTCGGCCGTGAGCTGACGGAGCGCTATCCGCGCGTCCCGCATTCACCCGGGGACAAGGTGCTTGAGGTCGCAGACTATAATGTCTGGCACCCGGAGAAGCGTCAGCAGAAGGTGCTCCGGGATATTGGGTTCACGCTCCGTCAAGGTGAGATTCTGGGCATTGCCGGACTGATGGGGGCCGGACGGACAGAACTGGTCAGCAGCCTGTTCGGCGCGTATGGCGGAAGAAGCGAAGGCACGGTGCTGATCGAAGGCAAGGCGGTCAAGATCCGTTCCATTGCCGAGGCGATTAAGGCCGGGATTGCTCTGGTCACGGAAGACCGCAAGCGCCAGGGGCTGGTCATGGGGATGGATGTCAAGCGCAATACCACTCTGGCCACACTCGGCAAGGTCTCAAGGCTTGGAGTGCTCAATGAGAATGAGGAGATCAAGTGGTCTGAGCAGTATGTGAAGGATCTGAAGACGAAAACAGCTTCGCTGGAGACACTCGTCGGCACACTCTCCGGGGGCAACCAGCAGAAGGTGGTTATCGGCAAATGGCTGATGAGTGACCCCAAGATTCTGATTATGGACGAACCCACCCGGGGCATCGATGTAGGGGCGAAGTACGAAATCTATAACCTGATGAACAAGCTGGTAGAACAGGGAGTTGCTATTATTATGATCTCCTCCGAGCTTCCAGAGGTGCTGGGGATGAGCGACCGGATTCTGGTGATGTGCGAAGGACAACTGGTACGGGAATATGACTGGCGCGAGGCAACGCAGGAGAATATTATGCTGGCCGCCACAGGAGGCAGATAG
- the xylF gene encoding D-xylose ABC transporter substrate-binding protein: protein MAGCGVVSSGDNEKKESAGAAKDGDKIVIGMSMDTLKEERWQKDRDIFTAKVQELGGEVKVLAANGDDATQLSQAEQLISQGVDVLVVIAHNAEATAPIVDKAHKEGIKVIAYDRLINNSEVDYYISFDNVRVGEFQAQAVIDKAPKGNIVYIGGADTDNNAHMFKEGAMNILKPLADKGDIKIVYDQFSKDWKPEEALKNMENALTANNNDVQGVVAANDGTAGGSIQALTAQGMAGKIPVSGQDADLAAVQRIAEGTQLMTVYKPINAIATKAAEMAVAAAKGETISTDKTVNNGKIDVPSVLLDPIAVNKDNLDVLIKDGFHKLEDVYKNVPKDQWPKQ, encoded by the coding sequence ATGGCGGGCTGCGGTGTGGTCTCAAGCGGTGACAACGAGAAGAAGGAATCTGCGGGAGCAGCCAAGGACGGGGACAAAATTGTCATCGGCATGTCCATGGATACCTTGAAGGAGGAGCGCTGGCAGAAGGACCGGGATATTTTCACAGCAAAGGTGCAGGAGCTTGGCGGTGAAGTGAAGGTGCTGGCCGCGAACGGGGATGATGCTACCCAGCTAAGCCAGGCGGAGCAATTGATCTCCCAGGGTGTGGATGTGCTCGTGGTCATTGCCCATAATGCGGAGGCTACGGCTCCCATCGTGGATAAGGCGCATAAGGAAGGCATCAAGGTCATTGCTTATGACCGGCTGATCAACAATTCCGAGGTGGATTATTACATCTCCTTCGATAATGTACGTGTCGGTGAATTCCAGGCTCAGGCGGTTATCGACAAGGCTCCTAAGGGCAATATCGTCTACATCGGGGGTGCGGATACCGATAACAATGCACACATGTTCAAGGAAGGCGCGATGAATATTCTGAAGCCGCTTGCAGACAAGGGAGATATCAAAATCGTCTACGACCAATTCTCCAAGGACTGGAAGCCCGAGGAAGCGCTGAAGAATATGGAGAATGCGCTGACCGCGAACAATAACGATGTACAGGGCGTGGTAGCTGCGAACGACGGGACAGCTGGCGGCTCAATCCAGGCGCTGACGGCGCAGGGCATGGCGGGCAAAATTCCGGTATCCGGCCAGGATGCGGACCTTGCCGCGGTACAGCGTATAGCCGAAGGCACACAGCTGATGACGGTCTACAAGCCGATCAACGCGATTGCCACGAAGGCGGCGGAAATGGCGGTGGCGGCTGCCAAGGGAGAGACTATTTCAACAGATAAGACTGTTAACAACGGTAAAATTGATGTTCCATCCGTACTGCTTGATCCGATTGCCGTCAATAAAGATAACCTGGATGTGCTGATCAAGGACGGCTTCCACAAGCTGGAGGATGTGTACAAGAACGTTCCCAAGGACCAGTGGCCGAAACAATAA
- a CDS encoding helix-turn-helix domain-containing protein translates to MYKLLIADDEALEREGLELMIRHLIPDKFEFLHAGNGRKAIQLAEEHRPDMIFMDIKMPGIQGLEAVRQIREKLPAAQIVMITAHDYFAYAKEGLLLGVRDYLLKPARREEVAEVLRKLMAVIEEERRSRNEQLELQEKLAHLLPLAENELTLMLMLEHVQDLEPEQLAGLLELHFSKGYAMVLSFPRHGESGWETFRQSKREIYEALKQFAKTGLGCLAGPLAGHQLALFIPLPPGRTGYSQRVSSLDWGERLRTYARERFGLPLGIGIGSIREGWDGLSRSYREAVRVCADHQHSFGVHHYDDMIQSSGQTAVSLDEEKKLLTALLQRSKQEAAQRFSLLYDTFEQGGEQPLSAVRGEVTGLLLFLARGVHSTAGAELLASLNAAEDPRSLRLSAESWLERLIDGLEEEQEHHRSHVHQRALLYISQKYKEDISMEQTAEYVNLSPHYFSKLFRQHEGETFIDYVTRLRMNEAKRLIAEDQLNLKEICYEVGYKDPNYFSRVFKKAAGMTPSEFRQQQEKSGPC, encoded by the coding sequence ATGTACAAGCTGCTGATCGCAGATGATGAAGCACTGGAGCGTGAGGGGCTGGAGCTGATGATCCGGCATCTGATCCCGGACAAGTTCGAATTCCTGCATGCCGGGAACGGGCGGAAGGCGATTCAGCTGGCGGAGGAGCACCGGCCGGATATGATTTTCATGGATATTAAGATGCCCGGTATCCAGGGGCTGGAGGCGGTGCGGCAGATCCGGGAGAAGCTTCCGGCGGCGCAGATTGTGATGATTACGGCCCATGACTACTTCGCGTATGCCAAGGAGGGGCTGCTGCTCGGTGTGCGCGACTATCTGCTGAAGCCAGCCCGGCGGGAAGAGGTTGCGGAGGTGCTGCGGAAGCTGATGGCGGTCATTGAGGAGGAGCGGCGGAGCAGGAATGAACAGCTGGAGCTGCAGGAGAAGCTGGCCCATCTGCTGCCGCTGGCCGAGAATGAGCTGACTCTGATGCTGATGCTGGAGCATGTGCAGGATCTGGAGCCGGAGCAGCTGGCCGGGCTGCTGGAGCTGCACTTCAGCAAGGGCTATGCGATGGTCCTGTCCTTCCCCCGGCACGGGGAGAGCGGCTGGGAGACATTCCGGCAGTCCAAGCGGGAGATCTATGAGGCGCTCAAGCAGTTTGCCAAAACAGGACTGGGCTGCCTCGCCGGACCGCTGGCCGGGCATCAGCTGGCGCTGTTCATTCCCCTGCCGCCGGGGCGGACAGGGTATTCCCAGCGTGTCAGCTCGCTGGACTGGGGGGAGCGGCTCCGCACCTATGCCCGGGAGCGCTTCGGCCTGCCCCTTGGCATCGGGATCGGCTCGATCCGCGAGGGCTGGGACGGGCTTAGCCGCTCTTACCGCGAAGCTGTCCGGGTATGTGCAGACCACCAGCATTCATTCGGTGTGCATCATTACGATGATATGATCCAGAGCTCGGGGCAGACGGCGGTCTCGCTGGATGAAGAGAAGAAGCTGCTTACCGCCCTGCTCCAGCGCAGCAAGCAGGAGGCCGCCCAGCGCTTCAGCCTGCTGTATGACACCTTCGAGCAGGGAGGGGAGCAGCCGCTGTCCGCCGTGCGGGGGGAGGTAACCGGCCTGCTGCTGTTCCTGGCCAGAGGCGTTCACTCCACAGCCGGTGCGGAGCTGCTGGCTTCGCTGAACGCAGCGGAAGATCCGCGCTCTCTGCGGTTAAGCGCGGAGTCCTGGCTGGAGCGGCTGATCGATGGCCTGGAGGAGGAGCAGGAGCATCACCGGTCGCATGTGCATCAGCGGGCGCTGCTCTACATCAGCCAGAAGTATAAAGAGGATATCTCCATGGAGCAGACGGCTGAATATGTGAACCTGAGCCCGCATTATTTCAGCAAATTGTTCCGGCAGCATGAAGGAGAGACCTTCATCGACTATGTCACACGGCTGCGGATGAATGAAGCGAAACGCCTGATCGCTGAGGATCAGCTGAACCTGAAGGAAATCTGCTATGAAGTAGGCTATAAGGACCCGAATTATTTCAGCCGGGTCTTCAAGAAGGCTGCGGGGATGACGCCAAGCGAATTCCGCCAGCAGCAGGAGAAATCGGGTCCTTGCTGA
- a CDS encoding sensor histidine kinase has protein sequence MSIRLKLLICIPLLVLLMSSVSFVLFQSGKNVQESYHLMMNRIMLYKEVSYEVGENMRSLNRFIMQVDTDSFPEVEKHLGAVLELRSRLDGMNTIGGSGLPLMNYSHLIDTFVEQAGQMITEIDGQDANSLAGAYIGAEQTQRFIREEAQELVDLELDQYKPIYAEIMSTTAKLNRMGSLLVITAALLSICMAVWLSSSITGPIRRLVATAKQISKGRMDTKAPESVNNDEISILCRAFNGMIDNIQELMKENIQSAEKDRLVKELELRMLQSQINPHFLFNTLNSIAKLAYLEGAARTSDLTVSVSRMLRYNLQKLDQAVPLREEVEHVNEYINIQRARFRDRIAFEMEIDEEAMDGMVPCLTLQPIFENAFVHGLEQMEEGAILTLSIRYRSGQVEIVISDNGAGMNRETVARLMGSTQQEAPHSSGKGQSTGLGTHNVFKRLHLFFDGQQLIEINSSEGQGTAVLFRLPFRTSA, from the coding sequence ATGAGCATCCGATTGAAGCTGCTGATCTGCATTCCGCTGCTGGTGCTGCTGATGAGCTCGGTCTCCTTCGTACTGTTCCAGAGCGGGAAGAATGTGCAGGAGAGCTACCATCTGATGATGAACCGGATCATGCTGTATAAGGAGGTATCCTATGAGGTCGGCGAGAATATGCGCTCCTTGAACCGCTTCATTATGCAGGTGGATACGGACAGCTTCCCGGAGGTGGAAAAGCATCTGGGCGCGGTGCTGGAGCTGCGCAGCAGGCTGGACGGAATGAATACCATCGGGGGCAGCGGCCTTCCGCTGATGAACTACAGCCACCTTATTGATACTTTTGTGGAGCAGGCGGGTCAGATGATTACGGAGATTGACGGACAGGATGCGAATTCGCTGGCAGGTGCCTATATCGGAGCGGAGCAGACGCAGCGGTTCATCCGCGAGGAGGCTCAGGAGCTGGTTGATCTGGAGCTGGACCAATATAAGCCGATCTATGCCGAGATTATGTCCACGACAGCGAAGCTGAACCGGATGGGCAGTCTGCTGGTGATTACTGCGGCGCTGCTTAGTATCTGTATGGCGGTCTGGCTGTCCAGCAGCATTACCGGACCGATCCGCCGCCTGGTGGCAACGGCCAAGCAGATCTCGAAGGGACGGATGGATACCAAGGCGCCGGAGAGCGTCAATAACGATGAGATCAGCATACTGTGCCGCGCTTTTAACGGGATGATTGATAATATCCAGGAGCTGATGAAGGAGAACATTCAGAGTGCGGAGAAGGACCGGCTGGTCAAGGAGCTGGAGCTGAGGATGCTGCAGAGCCAGATCAATCCGCATTTCCTGTTCAACACACTGAATTCCATCGCCAAGCTTGCGTATCTGGAAGGGGCGGCGAGAACCAGTGATCTGACCGTGTCGGTCTCGCGTATGCTCCGCTATAATCTGCAAAAGCTGGACCAGGCCGTTCCGCTGCGCGAGGAGGTCGAGCATGTGAATGAGTATATCAACATCCAGCGGGCCCGCTTCCGGGACCGGATTGCTTTTGAGATGGAGATTGATGAGGAGGCGATGGACGGGATGGTGCCGTGTCTGACGCTGCAGCCGATCTTCGAGAATGCCTTCGTTCATGGTCTTGAGCAGATGGAGGAGGGGGCTATACTTACGCTATCGATCCGTTACCGCAGCGGGCAGGTGGAGATTGTGATCAGTGATAACGGGGCGGGCATGAACCGCGAGACGGTAGCCCGGCTGATGGGCTCGACTCAGCAGGAGGCGCCGCATTCCAGCGGGAAGGGCCAGTCTACCGGGCTTGGGACACATAATGTTTTTAAAAGACTGCATTTATTCTTCGACGGCCAGCAGCTCATCGAGATCAACAGCAGTGAAGGGCAGGGGACGGCGGTGCTGTTCCGGCTGCCCTTCCGGACCTCGGCCTAG
- a CDS encoding sugar-binding protein gives MDKKWVSGAGVVVLFILLSYLFIGFAHHSARMGNIVKELSGQPSQDKPGYHIVLIEQERYHPYWEMVEKGAAEAAAKYGIEIEFTGPVRNNMEEQISLLEKAIAAQADAIIVQGLNDEKFTPVIDKAVNRGIPVITIDTDAPASRRLAYVGTDNVAAGEALGRMVVKTTGGKGKIGVIIGSELAKNQLQRLDGLKNIVKDYGGMEIVDVRSSNISHMEAIQQAADMLRYHPEIDVMVGTSSTDALGVLQASRSLKRGPLTIIGFDNQAETLDAISRGAITATVAQQPYLMGNMAVRLLHEYFNGAHLQPRYYTGVKVLDKTNVQEGESL, from the coding sequence ATGGATAAGAAATGGGTCAGCGGCGCTGGGGTTGTTGTGCTTTTTATACTGTTGTCATATTTGTTTATAGGCTTCGCGCATCATTCTGCCCGGATGGGCAATATCGTTAAGGAATTAAGCGGCCAGCCCAGTCAGGACAAGCCCGGATATCATATTGTGCTGATCGAGCAGGAGCGGTACCACCCGTACTGGGAGATGGTCGAGAAGGGGGCGGCGGAGGCCGCAGCGAAATACGGGATAGAGATCGAATTCACGGGACCGGTGCGCAACAACATGGAGGAGCAGATCAGTCTGCTGGAAAAAGCGATTGCCGCCCAAGCGGATGCGATCATCGTGCAGGGGCTCAACGACGAGAAGTTCACGCCGGTGATTGATAAGGCGGTGAACCGGGGGATTCCGGTGATCACGATTGACACGGATGCTCCGGCCAGCCGGAGACTGGCCTATGTGGGGACCGACAATGTAGCTGCCGGTGAGGCATTGGGACGCATGGTAGTGAAGACGACTGGCGGGAAGGGCAAAATAGGTGTGATCATCGGCAGCGAGCTGGCCAAGAACCAGCTTCAGCGCCTGGACGGGCTGAAGAATATCGTGAAGGACTATGGCGGCATGGAGATTGTCGATGTCCGCAGCTCCAACATCTCGCATATGGAGGCCATCCAGCAGGCGGCGGATATGCTTAGGTATCATCCGGAGATTGATGTAATGGTGGGCACCAGTTCAACGGACGCGCTCGGTGTACTCCAAGCATCGAGAAGCCTGAAGCGCGGTCCGCTGACCATTATCGGCTTCGATAACCAGGCGGAGACGCTGGATGCCATCAGCCGGGGAGCAATCACAGCGACTGTTGCACAGCAGCCCTACCTGATGGGGAATATGGCGGTCCGGCTGCTCCATGAGTATTTTAATGGTGCCCATCTGCAGCCCCGGTACTACACAGGAGTGAAGGTACTGGATAAGACCAATGTGCAGGAGGGGGAGAGCCTATGA
- the pheT gene encoding phenylalanine--tRNA ligase subunit beta, which yields MKVSTAWLADYISLEGVTADELADKITTAGIEIDGVERRNKGISGIVTGYVKSKEKHPDADKLNICIVDAGQGEDLQIVCGAKNVAAGQKVPVALVGAKLPGLEIKKAKLRGVLSQGMICSAKELGLNDKLLPKELQEGILVLPEQTEVGQDILKVLGLNDEILDFDLTPNRSDCLSMIGAAYEVSAVLGRELKLADPAAELVETGGKAADSITVTIEDEAFCSHYAVRYIAGVKTAPSPLWIQNRLMAAGVRPINNIVDITNYVMLEYGQPLHAFDGGQVQGGTIGVRFAREGEGLVTLDGQERKLAPQMLVIADGSGAIGLAGVMGGLSTEVTADTVNIVLESAKFDGGTVRKTSRQLGLRSEASQRFEKEVDPNAVIPALNRAAALIARYAGGTVHEGIVQAGSTAGQEKVLQLSLEKLNRYLGTDLSLLEVKTLFGRLHFKCGDAAQGIVEVEVPTRRGDITQDVDLIEEIARLYGYDNIPTTLIEGTTTPGALTRQQSLRRELRRLLSLGGYQEVMGYSFIQPEQSKLFPTLAEGKQSVKLAMPMSEERSVLRTSLLPQLLEIALYNTNRRQGDLALFEIGNVFFTEEEVLTRQPSELPVLGLLLSGTRAAKQWNVAAELVDFFDLKGALETVFAHLGLTDRVVYEGDAPEGYHPGRSASIYLLQAEGRVKIGSMGQLHPELQRRMDLEDTYVSEVLLQPLYDAARAQLQYSELHRFPGMERDIAVVVDDAVPAGELIAAIREHGGTLLQNVQVFDIYTGGKMEAGKKSVALSLLYRHTEHTLTDEEVVEVHDKVVSALEQTFGAELRK from the coding sequence ATGAAAGTATCAACCGCCTGGCTGGCCGATTATATATCGCTGGAAGGGGTGACCGCTGATGAGCTGGCGGACAAAATCACCACCGCCGGCATCGAGATTGACGGAGTAGAACGCCGCAACAAAGGGATTTCCGGGATTGTGACCGGCTACGTGAAATCCAAGGAGAAGCACCCGGACGCTGATAAGCTGAATATCTGTATCGTCGATGCCGGGCAGGGCGAGGATCTGCAGATCGTCTGCGGAGCGAAGAATGTCGCAGCGGGCCAGAAGGTTCCGGTCGCGCTGGTGGGCGCCAAGCTGCCGGGCCTGGAGATCAAAAAAGCCAAGCTGCGCGGCGTGCTGTCGCAGGGGATGATCTGCTCGGCCAAAGAGCTGGGCCTGAACGACAAGCTGCTGCCCAAAGAGCTGCAGGAGGGCATTCTCGTGCTCCCGGAGCAGACCGAGGTAGGCCAGGATATTCTTAAGGTGCTCGGACTGAATGACGAAATCCTTGATTTCGACCTGACGCCGAACCGTTCCGACTGCCTGAGCATGATCGGTGCCGCTTATGAGGTAAGCGCGGTACTGGGCCGTGAGCTGAAACTGGCTGATCCGGCGGCAGAGCTCGTGGAAACGGGAGGCAAGGCTGCGGACTCCATTACGGTTACGATTGAGGACGAGGCATTCTGCAGTCATTATGCCGTGCGTTATATTGCCGGGGTGAAGACCGCGCCGTCCCCGCTGTGGATTCAGAACCGCCTGATGGCGGCCGGGGTACGTCCGATTAACAATATCGTGGACATTACCAACTATGTGATGCTGGAATACGGACAGCCGCTGCATGCCTTTGACGGCGGGCAGGTCCAGGGCGGAACCATCGGTGTACGGTTTGCCCGTGAAGGAGAAGGACTGGTTACCCTTGACGGCCAAGAGCGCAAGCTTGCGCCGCAGATGCTGGTCATTGCCGACGGCTCAGGCGCAATTGGCCTAGCCGGAGTGATGGGCGGACTGTCTACAGAAGTTACCGCAGACACTGTTAATATCGTTCTGGAATCAGCCAAATTCGATGGCGGAACGGTACGCAAGACCTCGCGTCAGCTCGGTCTGCGCTCAGAAGCGTCCCAGCGGTTCGAGAAGGAAGTCGACCCGAATGCGGTCATCCCTGCGCTTAACCGTGCAGCTGCATTGATTGCCCGGTATGCCGGTGGAACGGTGCATGAAGGGATTGTCCAGGCCGGAAGTACCGCTGGTCAGGAGAAAGTGCTGCAATTATCGCTGGAAAAGCTGAACCGCTATCTCGGCACGGATCTGTCGCTGCTGGAAGTGAAAACCCTGTTCGGACGTCTGCACTTCAAGTGTGGGGATGCCGCCCAGGGAATCGTTGAGGTCGAGGTGCCGACACGGCGCGGAGACATTACCCAGGATGTGGATCTGATTGAAGAGATCGCCCGCTTGTACGGCTACGACAACATTCCGACCACCCTGATCGAAGGCACAACAACACCGGGCGCGCTTACCAGACAGCAATCTCTGCGCCGCGAGCTGCGCCGCCTGCTGTCACTTGGCGGATATCAGGAAGTTATGGGCTATTCCTTCATCCAGCCGGAGCAGAGCAAGCTCTTCCCTACGCTGGCGGAAGGCAAGCAGTCAGTGAAGCTGGCGATGCCGATGAGCGAGGAGCGCAGCGTGCTGCGCACCAGCCTGCTACCGCAGCTGCTGGAGATTGCCCTCTACAACACGAACCGCCGCCAAGGCGATCTGGCGTTGTTCGAAATCGGCAATGTGTTCTTCACGGAGGAAGAAGTACTTACCCGCCAGCCGAGCGAGCTGCCGGTGCTGGGGCTGCTGCTGAGCGGTACGCGTGCAGCCAAGCAGTGGAACGTGGCTGCTGAGCTGGTGGATTTCTTCGACCTCAAGGGGGCGCTGGAGACTGTATTTGCGCATCTGGGCCTTACGGATCGCGTAGTCTACGAAGGGGACGCGCCTGAAGGCTATCATCCGGGACGCTCCGCTTCCATCTATCTGCTTCAGGCAGAGGGACGCGTGAAGATCGGCTCGATGGGGCAGCTTCATCCCGAGCTGCAGCGCCGGATGGATCTGGAGGATACCTACGTATCCGAAGTCTTGCTCCAGCCGCTCTATGATGCGGCGCGTGCCCAATTGCAGTATAGCGAGCTTCACCGCTTCCCGGGCATGGAACGGGACATTGCGGTGGTAGTGGATGACGCGGTTCCGGCAGGCGAACTGATCGCGGCGATCCGTGAGCATGGCGGCACTCTGCTGCAGAATGTGCAGGTATTCGATATCTACACAGGAGGCAAGATGGAGGCAGGCAAGAAGAGTGTTGCGCTGTCGCTCTTGTACCGCCATACGGAGCATACGCTGACTGACGAAGAAGTTGTGGAAGTGCATGACAAAGTGGTCTCTGCGCTTGAACAAACTTTTGGTGCAGAATTAAGAAAATAG